In Microscilla marina ATCC 23134, the genomic window GCCCAACACTTCACCATAAAATTGACGACTCTTTGCCAGGTCAGCTACTGGTATTGCCAAATGAAAAGGGGGAGTTTGAGAGGTGTTTGTCATAAAATTATCAATTTTTGAGTAGGTACAAAGTTACAGTTTTTTTCCATTCCTTGGTACACTTTTCGTTTTTGCTATGCTTACCTTACTGATAAAAGTGTATAGTATAATATTGTTGATTTTCAGTGTTTTAAAAGCTAAGTTGGTGCTTATTTTATAAAAAATACTGCTTGCCTGGTAGTACAACTTGCCAAAGAAGTGCTTTCTTAAAGTAAACCGCCACCTGAGTTTAAAACTAATAAAGTGGCACAGTGTATTTGAATAAAATCATCAAAAGAATGAAAAAACTATTGACAGGAATTGTTTGTACAATGGCAATGTGTGTTTTTACTGCTTGCCAACAACAAGAAACCGTAAATCCTGGCATTACTACTGGCTCAGTAGAAAGCATTGCTGCCACAGACTTACCAGTACTGGTACTCAATGCCGCTCATCAGGATTTTGGCGGGCAGCGCATTACCGAAGCAGTCAAAATGACTGGAACCGAAGGCAGTGTGGTGTATGGAGTAACCGTAGAAAGCCACGATGCTGGCAATTATAGCGAAGACGGAGGAAAGTGTAATGGTATAGAACTAACTGCTTTACCCCAAACAATGAGTGATTATATCGCCACTCACTATGCCGGAGCCAATGTGGTAAAGGCGGCTCAAATGACCACCCCTGATGGTACCACAAAGATTATGGTACGTTTGGATACGCGTAAAGCGCTGACTTTTGATGCATCGGGTAATTTTTTAGAAGAAAAAGCAGCACAAAAAAAAGGTAAGAAAGGCAAAAAAGGATGTGAAATGAGCAAAGAAAGCATAGCTGCCACTGACTTGCCCCAACCGGCTCAAGACTACATAGCCGCCAACTATGCCGACCAGGTTAGTGCTGAGGCATACAAACTTACCAAAAAAGAAGGAGCCTCTTTGTTTGCCGTAGCATTTGCCCACCAATTAGAAGTAGTCTTTGCGGTAGATGGCACCTTTTTGAAAGAACGAACCCATCAATAACCAATATTTTTTATTGCTTAACTTTTAGTTGTTCAAAGCCTTCATACAGAAGGCTTTTTTTCAAATATGCCAATACAACAAGTGCCTACTTAACCAAAAACATTCGTTTGGTGCGCTTCTTACCATTGACCTTAAGCTCATAAAAATATACCCCGTTTACTACTGGGCGATTTCTACCCGTTTCACCATTCCAAACTACGGTTTGATTTCCTGCACTTTGCACTGCATCTACCAAAACATTGATTTTTTTGCCCTGTTGGTCAAACACAGTCAACGTTACTTTAGACTCATTGTCTAGCCTGTACCCAATAGTGGTAAGCGTTCGGAAAGGATTAGGGAAGTTTTGTTCCAGGGCAAAGCCATCGGTAGAAGCCACCCCATAAGGATTGGCATAACGGGTACTAAATATGCCTCTGCCGTGTGTAGCCACTACAGCCAGGCCATCTTGTAACCTTGCCTGTATCATATTTACCACTGCATTACCTATAGTAGTTTTACCTTGCTGTTCCCAGGTAATAGCGGCTCCGTTGATATTGTCAG contains:
- a CDS encoding PepSY-like domain-containing protein, giving the protein MKKLLTGIVCTMAMCVFTACQQQETVNPGITTGSVESIAATDLPVLVLNAAHQDFGGQRITEAVKMTGTEGSVVYGVTVESHDAGNYSEDGGKCNGIELTALPQTMSDYIATHYAGANVVKAAQMTTPDGTTKIMVRLDTRKALTFDASGNFLEEKAAQKKGKKGKKGCEMSKESIAATDLPQPAQDYIAANYADQVSAEAYKLTKKEGASLFAVAFAHQLEVVFAVDGTFLKERTHQ